In Nitrospirota bacterium, the DNA window TTCTGGGGAGGTCTTCAGGCGTTGAGCGAGCAGCAAGGCCGTGGTCGCGGTAATCCCGCGTTTACCGTTAATCAGCGTGTTCACCCTTTGGACAGGGACGCCGATCGATTTCGCCAGCTCGACCTGGGTGATGCCCATCGGTTCGAGAAACTCCTTCAATAGGATCTCTCCCGGATGGGTTGGCGCTCGATGCTTGGGCCTCATGGTGCCTCCTGCAATCAGTGATAATCGACCACTTGAACGTCACTCGCATTGCCGGCAGACCATCGAAAGATGATCCG includes these proteins:
- a CDS encoding HigA family addiction module antitoxin — its product is MGITQVELAKSIGVPVQRVNTLINGKRGITATTALLLAQRLKTSPEFWMNLQAAWDLYEAEQALKRSA